The following proteins are co-located in the Nocardioides piscis genome:
- a CDS encoding putative bifunctional diguanylate cyclase/phosphodiesterase yields MTALLLLQILGFALTGTRLQLWACTAAVLATLTFPVLVFGAPLYEWDWRTLLLWTGISLVVAPVVQRMVERLDEERRLVHTANTRVERLFDDAPHGVALLNSKGRILRANTALAALVGVTPDDMVRHPFTAYQPPENDEIADHLERLVHEPDAIAISECTLRDATGNDVDVALSSRILPDESLGNIVMVNVLDISEQRRYQDRLAHLVDHDVLTGLANRRLFDLELQRHLERCRRYEPTGAVLLLDLDNFKQVNDSLGHNAGDELLVNIGSVLRRAVRSTDVVARLGGDEFGVIVTDGDQPAAAVVAQNIVDRIREHAATLDGVSRRVTASVGAVTFKAASDHSVDILALADMTMYDAKEAGRNQVALLPEGEARPPKMSARLQWQDRIEAALEDDRFELLLQPVMDMRSGRVGMAEALLRLRGENGELVPPARFLYIAERAGLMPQVDAWVIERSIAILAEVRHEVPDFCLEVNLSGHSIGDEAVERAIHQALSQHQVDPHALILEITETAAVADVALARDFAMRLAEVGCRFALDDFGAGFGSFYYLKHLIFDYVKIDGEFVANVHTSQVDRTILRSIVGIARDLGKQTVAEFVSAPEILEVIREEGVDYAQGYLIGKPIPLADFRQEFLLTDAPRILEG; encoded by the coding sequence ATGACGGCTCTGCTGCTGTTGCAGATCCTGGGGTTCGCCCTGACCGGGACGCGCCTTCAGCTGTGGGCGTGCACCGCGGCTGTCCTGGCGACGCTGACCTTCCCCGTCCTGGTGTTCGGCGCGCCGCTCTATGAGTGGGACTGGCGGACCCTGTTGCTGTGGACCGGCATCTCCCTTGTCGTCGCCCCCGTCGTCCAGAGGATGGTGGAACGCCTCGACGAGGAGCGCCGGCTGGTGCACACCGCCAACACCCGCGTCGAGCGTCTCTTCGACGACGCGCCCCACGGCGTCGCGCTGCTCAACTCCAAGGGTCGGATCCTTCGGGCCAACACCGCGCTGGCCGCCCTGGTCGGGGTGACCCCGGACGACATGGTCCGGCACCCGTTCACTGCCTATCAGCCCCCGGAGAACGACGAGATCGCCGACCACCTCGAGCGGCTCGTCCACGAACCCGATGCGATAGCGATCTCCGAGTGCACACTGCGCGACGCGACCGGCAACGACGTCGACGTCGCCCTGAGCAGCCGGATCCTGCCGGACGAGTCGCTCGGCAACATCGTGATGGTCAACGTCCTCGACATCTCCGAGCAGCGGCGCTACCAGGACCGGTTGGCCCACCTGGTCGACCACGACGTGCTGACGGGTCTGGCCAACCGGCGGCTGTTCGACCTGGAGTTGCAGCGTCACCTGGAGCGGTGTCGGCGTTATGAGCCGACGGGGGCGGTGCTGCTGCTGGACCTGGACAACTTCAAGCAGGTCAATGACTCGCTGGGCCACAACGCGGGCGATGAGCTGTTGGTGAACATCGGCAGTGTGTTGCGTCGTGCGGTTCGCAGCACCGATGTGGTGGCCAGGTTGGGCGGTGACGAGTTCGGGGTGATCGTCACCGACGGTGACCAGCCGGCTGCTGCGGTGGTGGCCCAGAACATCGTGGATCGGATCCGGGAGCATGCCGCGACGTTGGACGGTGTGAGTCGTCGGGTCACGGCCAGTGTCGGTGCGGTCACGTTCAAGGCGGCGAGTGACCACTCGGTCGACATCCTCGCGCTGGCCGACATGACGATGTATGACGCGAAGGAGGCCGGGCGCAACCAGGTGGCCCTGCTGCCCGAGGGCGAGGCGCGGCCGCCCAAGATGTCGGCCCGGTTGCAGTGGCAGGACCGGATCGAGGCAGCCCTCGAGGACGACCGCTTCGAGCTCCTCCTCCAGCCGGTGATGGACATGCGGTCGGGTCGCGTCGGGATGGCCGAAGCCCTGTTGAGGTTGCGCGGAGAGAACGGCGAGCTGGTCCCGCCGGCTCGGTTCCTCTACATCGCCGAACGAGCTGGCTTGATGCCGCAGGTGGATGCCTGGGTGATCGAGCGGAGCATCGCCATACTCGCCGAGGTCCGCCACGAGGTTCCCGACTTCTGCCTCGAGGTCAACCTGTCCGGCCACTCCATCGGCGACGAGGCAGTGGAGCGGGCCATCCACCAGGCCCTGTCCCAGCACCAGGTGGACCCGCACGCGCTGATCCTGGAGATCACCGAGACCGCCGCCGTGGCTGACGTCGCCCTGGCGCGGGACTTCGCGATGCGACTGGCGGAGGTGGGGTGCCGCTTCGCCCTGGATGACTTCGGTGCCGGGTTCGGGTCGTTCTACTACCTCAAGCACCTCATCTTCGACTACGTGAAGATCGACGGTGAGTTCGTCGCGAACGTCCACACCTCCCAGGTGGATCGCACGATCCTGCGCTCGATCGTCGGGATCGCGCGCGACCTCGGCAAGCAGACGGTGGCGGAGTTCGTCTCGGCGCCCGAGATCCTCGAGGTGATCCGTGAGGAGGGCGTCGACTACGCCCAGGGCTACCTCATCGGCAAGCCGATCCCGTTGGCCGACTTCCGTCAGGAGTTCCTGCTCACCGACGCGCCTCGGATCCTCGAGGGCTGA
- a CDS encoding phosphoenolpyruvate carboxykinase (GTP), whose amino-acid sequence MNDVEAALDAAGLTNPEVRAFVKEYAELTGAARVEVVNASDDARLLEEAVEAGELERAGEGRYYSRSYHKDTARSEERTIVATNNESDRGVYNNWRPASEMKPMLHDRMRGASEGKTMYVVPYLMAPAGNTLAPWATGVELTDARTVVLHMIRMARVGVQFVNELDDPASFVRAVHVTGDLEHLGQGTDADQRYFVTVADERTILHFGSSYGGNALLGKIAHGLRQGAYDGWASKKFLAEQYMLIGIHDKETGKDYHICGGFPSASGKTNLAMMAAPDALGDRYHVSFYGDDIAWLWVDEESGRLYGMNPEYGVFGVAKDTNENTNPNALASVAEGTDCIFTNIAFNPSTGEVWWEGRTKEPPADRHGWLDWTGAPIADRKDNDTAPWAHPNSRFTTTLDNVPNIADDYDAPAGVPIDAIIFGGRTRDREPLIRAITDLAEGVYDGLTLGAEATSAAEGKEGVLRYDPMSNRPFMAYGEGDYAQHYLDVVGAASEQPIFAHVNWFQRDAEDGHFLWPGYRDNLRPLLWLLQLKNGEVKGRSTAVGIIPTEEELNLEGMDIPAADLERILSIDKPRWQQEMGFREEHLGQFERMPEAIWEAHRRVASALDDEA is encoded by the coding sequence ATGAACGATGTCGAGGCGGCGCTGGATGCGGCAGGACTCACGAACCCGGAGGTTCGGGCGTTCGTCAAGGAATACGCCGAGCTGACCGGGGCGGCGCGGGTCGAGGTGGTCAATGCCTCCGACGACGCGCGGTTGCTGGAGGAGGCAGTCGAGGCGGGTGAGCTCGAGCGGGCCGGCGAGGGGCGCTACTACTCCCGCAGCTATCACAAGGACACCGCCCGCTCGGAGGAGCGGACGATCGTCGCGACCAACAACGAGTCCGACCGCGGGGTCTACAACAACTGGCGCCCGGCCTCGGAGATGAAGCCGATGCTCCACGACCGGATGCGTGGTGCCAGCGAGGGCAAGACGATGTATGTCGTCCCCTACCTGATGGCGCCGGCGGGCAACACGCTCGCTCCGTGGGCGACCGGCGTCGAGCTGACCGACGCGCGCACCGTGGTGCTGCACATGATCCGGATGGCTCGTGTCGGCGTGCAGTTCGTCAACGAGCTCGACGACCCGGCCTCGTTCGTGCGCGCCGTCCACGTCACCGGCGACCTGGAGCACCTCGGCCAGGGCACCGACGCCGACCAGCGCTACTTCGTGACCGTCGCCGACGAGCGCACGATCCTGCACTTCGGGTCGTCCTACGGCGGCAACGCCCTGCTCGGCAAGATCGCCCACGGCCTGCGCCAGGGCGCCTACGACGGCTGGGCGAGCAAGAAGTTCCTCGCGGAGCAATACATGCTGATCGGGATCCACGACAAGGAGACCGGCAAGGACTACCACATCTGCGGCGGCTTCCCGAGCGCCTCGGGCAAGACCAACCTCGCGATGATGGCGGCCCCCGACGCACTGGGCGATCGCTACCACGTGTCCTTCTACGGCGACGACATCGCGTGGCTGTGGGTGGACGAGGAGTCCGGCCGTCTCTACGGCATGAACCCCGAGTACGGGGTCTTCGGCGTCGCCAAGGACACCAACGAGAACACCAACCCCAACGCGCTCGCCTCGGTCGCCGAGGGCACCGACTGCATCTTCACCAACATCGCGTTCAACCCGTCGACCGGTGAGGTCTGGTGGGAGGGGCGCACCAAGGAACCGCCGGCGGACCGGCACGGCTGGCTCGACTGGACCGGCGCGCCGATCGCTGACCGCAAGGACAACGACACCGCACCGTGGGCCCACCCCAACAGCCGCTTCACCACGACGCTCGACAACGTCCCCAACATCGCCGACGACTACGACGCTCCGGCCGGCGTGCCGATCGACGCGATCATCTTCGGTGGTCGCACCCGCGACCGCGAGCCGCTGATCCGCGCCATCACCGACCTCGCCGAAGGCGTCTACGACGGGCTGACCCTGGGTGCCGAGGCCACCTCCGCGGCCGAGGGCAAGGAGGGCGTGCTGCGCTACGACCCGATGTCCAACCGCCCCTTCATGGCGTACGGCGAGGGCGACTATGCCCAGCACTACCTCGACGTCGTGGGTGCTGCGAGCGAGCAGCCGATCTTCGCGCACGTCAACTGGTTCCAGCGCGACGCCGAGGACGGCCACTTCCTGTGGCCCGGATATCGCGACAACCTGCGTCCGCTCCTGTGGCTGCTGCAGCTCAAGAACGGCGAGGTGAAGGGCCGTTCGACCGCGGTGGGCATCATCCCGACCGAGGAGGAGCTCAACCTCGAGGGGATGGACATCCCGGCAGCGGACCTGGAGCGGATCCTGTCGATCGACAAGCCGCGCTGGCAGCAGGAGATGGGCTTCCGCGAGGAGCACCTGGGGCAGTTCGAGCGGATGCCGGAGGCGATCTGGGAGGCCCACAGGCGGGTGGCGTCTGCTCTCGACGACGAGGCCTGA
- a CDS encoding helix-turn-helix domain-containing protein, with translation MIDVSDLALWLKVSTSSVKKWAQAGPASGRLPRFYRVNGQIRFRPMDVRAWLEGKAVE, from the coding sequence ATGATCGACGTCAGTGACCTAGCCCTGTGGTTGAAGGTGTCGACGTCGTCGGTCAAGAAGTGGGCGCAGGCAGGCCCGGCCTCTGGCCGCTTGCCGCGCTTCTACCGAGTCAACGGCCAGATCCGCTTCCGTCCCATGGACGTGCGCGCGTGGCTGGAAGGCAAGGCCGTCGAATGA
- a CDS encoding site-specific integrase — protein sequence MKARLFAWPADDRGWPVDPSTPLTAPEPLADFGNGPATAAVARTHTFESYVWDVWWPTLKDTFEDKNRLGHRRNAEVAVALLRYGARRGDLRIDSTRVAGQSIALADLVSDDLRWAVVQRRSINGRTAAANARLLSAAPADDAEVVDIALIPEVASVGTVRAFAVTVGMIIKAATASEYVHSDPMRGVMALAPKPKPSKVGARLVPTIDELFDLADAFAELGALMPDGRRTGERFRSLVLAGGTLGARPGELVAHRPEWVWCAGPPLVRFAKTEAAVYNAKEGSPGRREKGLKHRDEDEHRDVPALPEVLEALHLHLERGYGSVERTWLSRTGRGHLDWHNIRDTHWRPALERVFAGTAKDALVSATPKILRKTAITWWLESGVAPTVAADWAGHTEEVMRLYYASRASATWAVEADLLRLAREATSAGRPPLAGEVPRITEGRQAS from the coding sequence ATGAAGGCACGATTGTTCGCGTGGCCGGCAGACGATCGCGGCTGGCCGGTGGATCCGTCCACTCCCCTGACCGCACCCGAGCCGCTGGCAGACTTCGGCAACGGGCCTGCCACCGCCGCGGTCGCCCGCACCCACACCTTCGAGTCGTACGTCTGGGATGTGTGGTGGCCGACCCTCAAGGACACCTTCGAGGACAAGAACCGACTGGGCCATCGACGCAATGCCGAGGTGGCCGTCGCCCTGCTCCGCTACGGCGCACGGCGAGGGGACCTGCGGATTGACTCAACCCGCGTGGCCGGTCAGTCCATCGCCCTCGCAGACCTGGTCTCCGACGACCTCAGGTGGGCCGTCGTGCAGCGGCGCTCCATCAACGGGCGCACGGCAGCCGCGAACGCCCGACTCCTCAGCGCAGCGCCCGCTGACGATGCCGAGGTGGTGGATATCGCCCTGATCCCCGAGGTGGCATCCGTCGGAACTGTCCGTGCCTTTGCCGTCACCGTCGGCATGATCATCAAGGCCGCCACCGCCAGCGAATACGTGCACAGCGATCCGATGCGTGGCGTGATGGCGCTCGCCCCCAAGCCCAAACCCTCCAAGGTAGGCGCCCGTCTCGTACCGACCATCGACGAGTTGTTCGACCTGGCAGACGCGTTCGCGGAACTGGGAGCACTCATGCCCGACGGCAGACGGACCGGCGAGCGATTCCGCAGCCTCGTCCTGGCTGGCGGGACGCTCGGAGCGCGACCCGGCGAACTCGTTGCCCACCGCCCCGAGTGGGTGTGGTGTGCCGGCCCACCCCTGGTGCGTTTCGCCAAGACCGAGGCAGCCGTCTACAACGCGAAGGAAGGATCCCCAGGGCGGCGCGAGAAGGGACTCAAACACCGAGACGAGGACGAGCACCGAGATGTCCCGGCGCTCCCGGAGGTGCTCGAGGCGCTACACCTGCACCTGGAACGTGGCTACGGCAGCGTGGAAAGGACCTGGTTGAGCCGTACGGGACGCGGGCACCTCGACTGGCACAACATTCGCGACACCCATTGGCGTCCGGCACTGGAGCGCGTCTTCGCTGGCACCGCCAAGGATGCGCTCGTCAGCGCGACGCCAAAGATCTTGCGCAAGACCGCCATCACCTGGTGGCTCGAGAGCGGTGTCGCTCCGACCGTGGCTGCGGACTGGGCCGGTCACACCGAGGAGGTCATGAGGTTGTACTACGCCAGTCGAGCGTCAGCGACATGGGCTGTGGAGGCGGACCTGCTCCGTTTGGCGCGAGAAGCGACATCCGCCGGCCGGCCCCCGCTTGCCGGGGAGGTCCCCCGGATCACTGAAGGGCGGCAAGCCTCATGA
- a CDS encoding recombinase family protein has product MTTPDPRDEAAAAVSSRQLEHAPDRTPDGPERVRRAVIYARGPSLHAVKSQIDECRREAQRRAITVVAEASDVGALGDLSSSRPGWDRVASLIRADAVDLVMSTDITRITRRWVDMAVLLSLHRSHGIDFLSVSVKPKERPVDTCEGPVNRPHQSP; this is encoded by the coding sequence ATGACGACCCCCGATCCTCGCGACGAGGCCGCTGCAGCGGTATCCAGCCGCCAACTCGAGCACGCCCCCGACCGCACCCCCGACGGTCCCGAGAGAGTCCGCCGTGCCGTCATCTACGCGCGCGGCCCGTCTCTCCATGCCGTGAAATCGCAGATCGACGAGTGCCGGCGAGAAGCACAACGGCGGGCAATCACCGTCGTTGCGGAGGCGAGCGACGTCGGGGCGTTGGGCGACCTAAGCAGCTCGCGCCCGGGCTGGGATCGGGTGGCCTCCCTGATCCGCGCCGACGCCGTCGACTTGGTGATGAGCACCGACATCACGCGGATCACCCGCCGGTGGGTTGACATGGCCGTCCTGTTGTCCCTGCACCGCAGCCACGGCATCGACTTCCTCAGCGTCAGCGTCAAGCCAAAGGAGCGACCGGTCGATACCTGCGAGGGCCCCGTCAATCGGCCACACCAGAGCCCATGA